Proteins encoded within one genomic window of Thermus oshimai DSM 12092:
- a CDS encoding LptF/LptG family permease: MKTLDRYLLREVLPPFLGGLSAIVLLFLAGAVYEVLAPLVAKGADPKAVLLYLAYRTPEALVRGAPVAYLFALLLLLFRLAEDGELKALLALGVPRGRVLLPFLGFGLVLALLGFALGESLVPRALAEGQDLLRRTVLERPRALLTPGATFQDARGRVVYVGKVGEGIGALRVLSAGEVLLAERGRLRAGVLEVEEGLRVTYEGARPRTLARFQKGELVLKDLTFDPWPNPANRMPLPELRKEVERLRALGLRVGLEATTYYRRYAEPFASPVFALFAVGLAFFLLSGSRSLGFVGVAVLTFLYYATWSVARIMGEQNALSPVLAAWGPNLLFGLLGLLLFLGGKR; encoded by the coding sequence GTGAAGACCCTGGACCGCTACCTCCTCCGGGAAGTCCTCCCCCCCTTCCTAGGGGGCCTTTCCGCCATCGTCCTCCTCTTCCTGGCGGGGGCGGTGTACGAGGTCCTGGCCCCCCTGGTGGCCAAGGGGGCGGACCCCAAGGCGGTCCTCCTCTACCTGGCCTACCGCACCCCCGAGGCCCTGGTGCGGGGGGCGCCGGTGGCCTACCTCTTCGCCCTTTTGCTCCTCCTCTTCCGCCTGGCGGAGGACGGGGAGCTCAAGGCCCTCCTGGCCCTGGGGGTGCCCCGGGGGCGGGTCCTCCTCCCCTTCCTAGGGTTTGGGCTCGTCCTGGCCCTCCTAGGCTTCGCCTTAGGGGAAAGCCTGGTGCCGAGGGCCCTGGCGGAGGGGCAGGACCTCTTGAGGCGCACGGTGCTGGAACGCCCCCGGGCCCTCCTCACCCCGGGGGCCACCTTCCAGGACGCCCGGGGGCGGGTGGTCTACGTGGGGAAGGTGGGGGAAGGGATCGGGGCCCTTAGGGTCCTCTCCGCAGGGGAGGTCCTTCTAGCGGAACGGGGGCGGCTTCGGGCGGGGGTTTTGGAGGTGGAGGAGGGCCTGAGGGTCACCTACGAGGGGGCGAGGCCCAGGACCCTGGCCCGCTTCCAAAAGGGGGAGCTCGTCCTCAAGGACCTCACCTTCGACCCCTGGCCCAACCCCGCAAACCGCATGCCCCTCCCCGAGCTTAGGAAGGAGGTGGAGCGCCTTAGGGCCCTGGGGCTTAGAGTGGGCCTCGAGGCCACCACCTATTACCGCCGCTACGCCGAGCCCTTCGCCAGCCCCGTCTTCGCCCTCTTCGCCGTGGGGCTCGCCTTCTTCCTCCTCTCGGGCTCCCGGAGCCTGGGGTTCGTGGGGGTGGCGGTCCTCACCTTCCTCTACTACGCCACCTGGAGCGTGGCCCGCATCATGGGGGAGCAGAACGCCCTAAGCCCCGTTCTCGCCGCCTGGGGGCCGAACCTCCTCTTCGGCCTCCTGGGGCTACTCCTCTTCCTGGGGGGTAAGCGGTGA
- a CDS encoding LptF/LptG family permease gives MLGRYLLKEVLLPYLVGVFLFVALLTLDLLSSLSGFLLARGVGVREIALLVLYRLPWTLSLALPLALVFALLIGLARLIRSSELKAAYAGGVPPLALLKPLLGLALLVSLANLYNLAEVRPRALSAYDALLGRLLYGEGGAVAVLRKQVYAPPGLGVYYAEEVWPGERANRLLGVRVVDEEGRIYSAEEGVWDERGWRLKGYVLEGGKPKPFFGVLPFPTHFQPKESLGSRDPYDTSTLRELLARAEVESGARFALYRRLSDALGGLFLGLVAAGLGLSLREAAWAVLGVVLLIFGYYVFWTLTAQLARYDVNPLLAFLPNLAYGALGAFLLWRLR, from the coding sequence GTGCTGGGGCGCTACCTCCTTAAGGAAGTCCTCCTGCCCTACCTGGTGGGGGTCTTCCTCTTCGTGGCCCTCCTCACCCTGGACCTCCTTTCCAGCCTCTCCGGCTTCCTCCTGGCCCGGGGGGTGGGGGTGCGGGAGATCGCCCTCCTCGTCCTCTACCGCCTGCCCTGGACCTTAAGCCTGGCCCTGCCCCTGGCCCTGGTCTTCGCCCTCCTCATAGGCCTGGCCCGCCTCATCCGCTCCTCCGAGCTCAAAGCGGCCTACGCGGGGGGGGTGCCCCCCTTGGCCCTCCTCAAGCCCCTATTGGGCCTGGCCCTTCTGGTGAGCCTGGCGAACCTCTACAACCTGGCCGAGGTCCGGCCCAGGGCCCTTTCCGCCTACGATGCCCTCCTGGGCCGCCTCCTCTACGGGGAAGGGGGGGCGGTGGCGGTGCTCCGGAAGCAGGTCTACGCCCCCCCTGGCCTTGGGGTCTACTACGCGGAGGAGGTCTGGCCGGGGGAGAGGGCGAACCGGCTCTTGGGGGTGCGGGTGGTGGACGAAGAGGGGCGGATCTACAGCGCCGAGGAGGGGGTCTGGGACGAAAGGGGGTGGCGCCTTAAGGGCTACGTGCTGGAGGGGGGGAAGCCCAAGCCCTTCTTTGGGGTCCTCCCCTTCCCCACCCACTTCCAGCCCAAGGAGAGCCTAGGCTCCCGCGACCCCTACGACACCAGCACCTTAAGGGAGCTCCTGGCCCGGGCAGAGGTGGAATCCGGGGCCCGGTTCGCCCTCTACCGCCGCCTTTCGGACGCCCTGGGGGGCCTCTTCCTGGGGCTCGTGGCCGCGGGCCTCGGCCTCTCCCTGCGGGAGGCCGCCTGGGCGGTGCTCGGGGTGGTCCTCCTCATCTTCGGCTACTACGTCTTCTGGACCCTTACCGCCCAGCTCGCCCGCTACGACGTGAACCCCCTCCTGGCCTTCCTGCCCAACCTGGCCTATGGGGCCCTAGGGGCCTTCCTCCTCTGGAGGCTCAGGTGA
- a CDS encoding alcohol dehydrogenase family protein: protein MKAVVYQGPFQVAVEEVEEPRLQEDTDAIVEVELAAICGSDLHIYHGKIAGVLPGTVLGHEFVGRIVEKGPLVPFALGERVVGSFQVACGDCPACRRGQFFACLRGGVYGFGLALGNLPGAQAERVRVPFARTSLFPIGDLPAEEAILAGDILTTAYGGVRPFLTPGMSVAVVGSGPVGLLAQAVAHALGAGMVFAIDPEETRLEKARALGSLPLNPKAQDPIAQVRRATEGLGAELVVEAVGGDGEALKTALKLAAPGGVVSSLGVPTAEKLDYPWLAAFSRGLTLRSALANVPRYIGEVLALQRVGRLKGSFVFSHRLPLSEAPEGYRLFHERQATKVALVP from the coding sequence ATGAAGGCCGTGGTCTACCAGGGCCCCTTCCAGGTGGCGGTGGAGGAGGTGGAGGAGCCCCGCCTCCAGGAGGACACCGACGCCATCGTGGAGGTGGAGCTGGCCGCCATCTGCGGCTCGGACCTGCACATCTACCACGGCAAGATCGCGGGGGTCCTGCCGGGCACGGTCCTGGGGCACGAGTTCGTGGGGCGGATCGTGGAAAAAGGCCCCCTGGTCCCCTTCGCCCTGGGGGAGCGGGTGGTGGGGAGCTTCCAGGTGGCCTGCGGGGACTGCCCGGCCTGCCGCCGGGGGCAGTTCTTCGCCTGCCTGAGGGGAGGGGTCTACGGCTTCGGCCTGGCCCTGGGCAACCTCCCGGGGGCCCAGGCGGAGCGGGTGCGGGTGCCCTTCGCCCGCACCAGCCTCTTCCCCATCGGGGACCTCCCCGCGGAGGAGGCCATCCTGGCGGGGGACATCCTCACCACCGCCTACGGGGGGGTGCGGCCCTTCCTCACCCCGGGGATGAGCGTGGCCGTGGTGGGCTCGGGGCCGGTGGGGCTTTTGGCCCAGGCGGTGGCCCACGCCCTGGGGGCGGGGATGGTCTTCGCCATAGATCCGGAAGAAACCCGCCTGGAAAAGGCCAGGGCCCTGGGGAGCCTCCCCCTGAACCCCAAGGCCCAGGACCCCATCGCCCAGGTGCGCCGGGCCACGGAGGGGCTCGGGGCGGAGCTGGTGGTGGAGGCCGTGGGGGGGGATGGGGAGGCCCTAAAGACCGCCTTGAAGCTGGCCGCCCCCGGGGGGGTGGTCTCCAGCCTGGGGGTGCCCACCGCGGAAAAGCTGGACTACCCCTGGCTTGCCGCCTTCAGCCGGGGCCTCACCCTAAGGAGCGCCCTGGCCAACGTGCCCCGGTACATCGGGGAGGTCCTGGCCCTCCAGCGGGTGGGGCGGCTCAAGGGGAGCTTCGTCTTCAGCCACCGCCTGCCCCTCTCCGAGGCCCCGGAGGGGTACCGGCTCTTCCACGAGCGGCAGGCCACCAAGGTGGCCCTGGTACCCTGA
- a CDS encoding SCP2 sterol-binding domain-containing protein gives MQLFGEAWAQAYCQKLNESEAYQKAASTWEGSLALAVRPDPQAGFPQGVAVVLDLWHGACRGVRVVEGEAEADFVIEADLATWQEVLEGRLEPLTALMRGLLELKRGSIAALAPYAQAAQELVRVAREVA, from the coding sequence ATGCAGCTTTTCGGGGAAGCGTGGGCCCAGGCCTACTGCCAGAAGCTGAACGAGAGCGAGGCCTACCAGAAGGCGGCCAGCACCTGGGAGGGGTCCCTGGCCCTGGCGGTGCGCCCGGACCCCCAGGCGGGGTTTCCCCAGGGGGTGGCCGTGGTCCTGGACCTCTGGCACGGGGCCTGCCGGGGGGTGAGGGTGGTGGAGGGGGAGGCGGAGGCGGACTTCGTCATCGAGGCCGACCTGGCCACCTGGCAGGAGGTGCTGGAGGGGCGCCTCGAGCCCCTCACCGCCCTCATGCGGGGACTTTTGGAGCTCAAGCGGGGCTCCATCGCCGCCCTGGCCCCCTACGCCCAGGCCGCGCAGGAGCTGGTCCGGGTGGCCCGGGAGGTGGCATGA